In Lacerta agilis isolate rLacAgi1 chromosome 1, rLacAgi1.pri, whole genome shotgun sequence, the following proteins share a genomic window:
- the LARGE2 gene encoding LARGE xylosyl- and glucuronyltransferase 2 isoform X1 has protein sequence MTFATIMLCPWRGKLKLLLATVTLVFLISWLYLFMGNLEYGCSFLLPPCFGEQSSRYLNHEALVSQVQKVEEENQLLRLQLSQSQMQDEAVDGTDSSQQGAQFIEDQDGRDNRTGCLKQRMVQKCELLHVAIVCAGYNASRDVVTLVKSILFHRKNPLHFHLITDSVAQKILQMLFESWMVPSVHVSFYNADDLKPDISWIPNKHYSGIYGLMKLTLTKALPSDLSKVIVLDTDITFATDIAELWAIFGKFSDKQVIGLVENQSDWYLGNLWKNHKPWPALGRGFNTGVILLLLERLRRIGWEQMWRLTAERELMSMLSTSLADQDIFNAVIKQSPTLVYQLPCFWNVQLSDHTRAEQCYTEVSDLKVIHWNSPKKLRVKNKHVEFFRNLYLTFLEYDGNLLRRELFGCASLPSLPSGQLQQALEELDEDDPCYDFRRQSLIQHRVHLFFLQYDFPILADAIDVTLVAQLSMDRLQMLEAICKHWTGPISLALYMSDAEAQQFLRYAQASEVLSNRRNVAYHIVYKEGQFYPVNFLRNVALKNAQTSYVFLTDIDFLPMYGLYDYLRTSILQLELPQRKAALIVPAFETLHYRLTFPKSKAELLSMLDMGSLYTFRYHVWPQGHAPTDYAKWRTATVPYRVEWQLHFEPYVVVRRDCPLYDQRFVGFGWNKVSHIMELDAQENELLVLPNAFMIHMPHAPSFDISKFRLSSTYRDCLETLREEFHQDLSRKYGAAALKYLTAERSL, from the exons ATGACCTTTGCCACCATCATGCTGTGCCCCTGGCGTGGGAAgctgaagctgctgcttgccacaGTGACCCTGGTCTTCCTAATCTCATGGCTCTACCTCTTTATGGGTAATCTGGAGT ATGGATGCTCCTTCCTGCTCCCGCCTTGCTTTGGGGAACAGTCAAGCCGATACCTTAACCACGAGGCCTTGGTGTCCCAAGTACAGAAAGTGGAAGAGGAAAACCAGCTGTTGAGGCTGCAACTCAGCCAGTCTCAGATGCAGGACGAGGCTGTGGATGGGACGGACAGCAGCCAGCAGGGAGCGCAGTTCATAGAGGACCAGGATGGAAGGGACAACCGCACTGGCTGCCTCAAGCAGAGAATGGTTCAGAAGTGCGAG CTTCTCCATGTTGCAATTGTCTGTGCTGGATACAATGCAAGTCGGGACGTCGTTACCCTGGTGAAATCCATCCTCTTCCACAG GAAGAACCCTCTTCACTTTCATCTAATCACTGACTCTGTGGCCCAAAAGATCCTGCAGATGCTGTTCGAGTCCTGGATGGTGCCCTCTGTTCATGTTAGCTTCTACAATGCTGATGACCTGAAG ccGGACATCTCTTGGATCCCCAACAAGCACTACTCTGGAATCTATGGGCTGATGAAATTGACGCTCACAAAGGCTCTCCCCTCGGATCTCTCCAAGGTCATTGTCCTGGACACAGACATCACCTTTGCCACTGACATTGCTGAACTGTGGGCCATCTTTGGGAAGTTCTCGG ACAAACAGGTGATTGGGCTGGTGGAAAACCAAAGTGACTGGTACCTAGGGAATCTCTGGAAGAACCATAAACCATGGCCAGCACTGGGGCGTGGCTTCAACACAG GAGTGATCCTCCTGCTGCTGGAGCGCCTACGTCGAATTGGCTGGGAGCAGATGTGGCGCCTGACAGCCGAGCGGGAGCTCATGAGCATGCTGTCCACCTCGCTGGCCGACCAG GACATTTTTAATGCAGTGATCAAACAGAGCCCAACGCTGGTATACCAACTCCCTTGCTTCTGGAACGTGCAGCTCTCTGATCACACCCGCGCAGAGCAGTGCTACACAGAGGTGTCTGATCTTAAG GTGATCCACTGGAACTCTCCCAAGAAGCTGCGGGTGAAGAATAAGCATGTGGAGTTCTTTCGGAACCTCTACCTGACCTTCCTCGAGTATGATGGCAACCTGCTGCGCAGGGAGCTTTTTGGCTGTGCCAGCCTCCCCAGCTTGCCCAGTGGCCAG CTCCAGCAGGCCCTAGAGGAGCTGGATGAAGACGATCCTTGCTATGATTTTCGGAGGCAGAGCCTTATTCAGCACCGGGTGCATCTCTTCTTCCTGCAGTACGATTTCCCAATCTTGGCTGATGCAATTGATGTCACTCTTGTAGCTCAGCTCTCCATGGACAG GTTACAGATGCTGGAGGCCATATGCAAACACTGGACAGGCCCCATTAGTCTGGCGTTGTATATGTCAGATGCAGAGGCCCAGCAATTCCTGCGCTATGCCCAGGCCTCGGAAGTGCTGAGTAACCGCAGGAATGTTGCCTATCACATTGTGTACAAGGAAGGGCAGTTTTACCCGGTCAACTTCTTGCGCAACGTAGCATTGAAGAATGCACAGACATCTTATGTTTTCCTGACGGACATTGACTTCCTGCCTATGTATGGCCTCTATGATTATCTCAG GACCTCCATTTTGCAGCTTGAGCTGCCCCAAAGGAAGGCAGCCCTCATTGTGCCTGCATTTGAGACTCTGCATTACCGCCTCACCTTTCCCAAATCCAAAGCGGAGCTGCTCTCCATGCTGGACATGGGCTCCCTCTATACCTTCAG GTACCATGTGTGGCCTCAGGGCCATGCCCCAACGGACTATGCCAAGTGGCGGACAGCCACGGTGCCCTATCGCGTGGAGTGGCAGCTGCATTTTGAGCCTTACGTTGTAGTGAGGCGCGACTGCCCCCTGTACGACCAGAGATTTGTCGGTTTCGGCTGGAACAAGGTGTCTCACATCATGGAGCTTGACGCCCAG GAGAATGAGCTGCTGGTCTTGCCCAATGCCTTCATGATCCATATGCCTCACGCACCCAGTTTTGACATCTCCAAGTTCCGCCTGAGCTCCACTTACCGCGACTGCCTGGAGACCCTGCGAGAGGAGTTCCACCAGGACCTGTCGCGCAAGTATGGCGCCGCTGCACTCAAATACCTCACTGCTGAGAGAAGCCTGTGA
- the LARGE2 gene encoding LARGE xylosyl- and glucuronyltransferase 2 isoform X2, with protein MTFATIMLCPWRGKLKLLLATVTLVFLISWLYLFMDGCSFLLPPCFGEQSSRYLNHEALVSQVQKVEEENQLLRLQLSQSQMQDEAVDGTDSSQQGAQFIEDQDGRDNRTGCLKQRMVQKCELLHVAIVCAGYNASRDVVTLVKSILFHRKNPLHFHLITDSVAQKILQMLFESWMVPSVHVSFYNADDLKPDISWIPNKHYSGIYGLMKLTLTKALPSDLSKVIVLDTDITFATDIAELWAIFGKFSDKQVIGLVENQSDWYLGNLWKNHKPWPALGRGFNTGVILLLLERLRRIGWEQMWRLTAERELMSMLSTSLADQDIFNAVIKQSPTLVYQLPCFWNVQLSDHTRAEQCYTEVSDLKVIHWNSPKKLRVKNKHVEFFRNLYLTFLEYDGNLLRRELFGCASLPSLPSGQLQQALEELDEDDPCYDFRRQSLIQHRVHLFFLQYDFPILADAIDVTLVAQLSMDRLQMLEAICKHWTGPISLALYMSDAEAQQFLRYAQASEVLSNRRNVAYHIVYKEGQFYPVNFLRNVALKNAQTSYVFLTDIDFLPMYGLYDYLRTSILQLELPQRKAALIVPAFETLHYRLTFPKSKAELLSMLDMGSLYTFRYHVWPQGHAPTDYAKWRTATVPYRVEWQLHFEPYVVVRRDCPLYDQRFVGFGWNKVSHIMELDAQENELLVLPNAFMIHMPHAPSFDISKFRLSSTYRDCLETLREEFHQDLSRKYGAAALKYLTAERSL; from the exons ATGACCTTTGCCACCATCATGCTGTGCCCCTGGCGTGGGAAgctgaagctgctgcttgccacaGTGACCCTGGTCTTCCTAATCTCATGGCTCTACCTCTTTATGG ATGGATGCTCCTTCCTGCTCCCGCCTTGCTTTGGGGAACAGTCAAGCCGATACCTTAACCACGAGGCCTTGGTGTCCCAAGTACAGAAAGTGGAAGAGGAAAACCAGCTGTTGAGGCTGCAACTCAGCCAGTCTCAGATGCAGGACGAGGCTGTGGATGGGACGGACAGCAGCCAGCAGGGAGCGCAGTTCATAGAGGACCAGGATGGAAGGGACAACCGCACTGGCTGCCTCAAGCAGAGAATGGTTCAGAAGTGCGAG CTTCTCCATGTTGCAATTGTCTGTGCTGGATACAATGCAAGTCGGGACGTCGTTACCCTGGTGAAATCCATCCTCTTCCACAG GAAGAACCCTCTTCACTTTCATCTAATCACTGACTCTGTGGCCCAAAAGATCCTGCAGATGCTGTTCGAGTCCTGGATGGTGCCCTCTGTTCATGTTAGCTTCTACAATGCTGATGACCTGAAG ccGGACATCTCTTGGATCCCCAACAAGCACTACTCTGGAATCTATGGGCTGATGAAATTGACGCTCACAAAGGCTCTCCCCTCGGATCTCTCCAAGGTCATTGTCCTGGACACAGACATCACCTTTGCCACTGACATTGCTGAACTGTGGGCCATCTTTGGGAAGTTCTCGG ACAAACAGGTGATTGGGCTGGTGGAAAACCAAAGTGACTGGTACCTAGGGAATCTCTGGAAGAACCATAAACCATGGCCAGCACTGGGGCGTGGCTTCAACACAG GAGTGATCCTCCTGCTGCTGGAGCGCCTACGTCGAATTGGCTGGGAGCAGATGTGGCGCCTGACAGCCGAGCGGGAGCTCATGAGCATGCTGTCCACCTCGCTGGCCGACCAG GACATTTTTAATGCAGTGATCAAACAGAGCCCAACGCTGGTATACCAACTCCCTTGCTTCTGGAACGTGCAGCTCTCTGATCACACCCGCGCAGAGCAGTGCTACACAGAGGTGTCTGATCTTAAG GTGATCCACTGGAACTCTCCCAAGAAGCTGCGGGTGAAGAATAAGCATGTGGAGTTCTTTCGGAACCTCTACCTGACCTTCCTCGAGTATGATGGCAACCTGCTGCGCAGGGAGCTTTTTGGCTGTGCCAGCCTCCCCAGCTTGCCCAGTGGCCAG CTCCAGCAGGCCCTAGAGGAGCTGGATGAAGACGATCCTTGCTATGATTTTCGGAGGCAGAGCCTTATTCAGCACCGGGTGCATCTCTTCTTCCTGCAGTACGATTTCCCAATCTTGGCTGATGCAATTGATGTCACTCTTGTAGCTCAGCTCTCCATGGACAG GTTACAGATGCTGGAGGCCATATGCAAACACTGGACAGGCCCCATTAGTCTGGCGTTGTATATGTCAGATGCAGAGGCCCAGCAATTCCTGCGCTATGCCCAGGCCTCGGAAGTGCTGAGTAACCGCAGGAATGTTGCCTATCACATTGTGTACAAGGAAGGGCAGTTTTACCCGGTCAACTTCTTGCGCAACGTAGCATTGAAGAATGCACAGACATCTTATGTTTTCCTGACGGACATTGACTTCCTGCCTATGTATGGCCTCTATGATTATCTCAG GACCTCCATTTTGCAGCTTGAGCTGCCCCAAAGGAAGGCAGCCCTCATTGTGCCTGCATTTGAGACTCTGCATTACCGCCTCACCTTTCCCAAATCCAAAGCGGAGCTGCTCTCCATGCTGGACATGGGCTCCCTCTATACCTTCAG GTACCATGTGTGGCCTCAGGGCCATGCCCCAACGGACTATGCCAAGTGGCGGACAGCCACGGTGCCCTATCGCGTGGAGTGGCAGCTGCATTTTGAGCCTTACGTTGTAGTGAGGCGCGACTGCCCCCTGTACGACCAGAGATTTGTCGGTTTCGGCTGGAACAAGGTGTCTCACATCATGGAGCTTGACGCCCAG GAGAATGAGCTGCTGGTCTTGCCCAATGCCTTCATGATCCATATGCCTCACGCACCCAGTTTTGACATCTCCAAGTTCCGCCTGAGCTCCACTTACCGCGACTGCCTGGAGACCCTGCGAGAGGAGTTCCACCAGGACCTGTCGCGCAAGTATGGCGCCGCTGCACTCAAATACCTCACTGCTGAGAGAAGCCTGTGA